Proteins from a single region of Choloepus didactylus isolate mChoDid1 chromosome 10, mChoDid1.pri, whole genome shotgun sequence:
- the SURF6 gene encoding surfeit locus protein 6 isoform X2 produces the protein MKFFMCVAHPLSRKSGVLSSVVGKTQDPKAAGPPKKKRKKTQKKLREQEEKATEHKAQSLEKSSLAAFRAKKSAAAKEEVSTSTTAPAGSPAAEPDSFFALDVLRQRLHEKIQEARGQGSTRELSPATLEKRRRRKQERERKKRKRKELRAQEKAAAAGKAMEAAVPPPEEPSKEPGKEPAELMFSKVEVGEEEPASKAQRRKEKRQKVKGNLTPLTGKNYRQLLERLRARQSRLEELREQDAGRARELESKMQWTNLLYKAEGVRIRDDEHLLQEALKRKEKRRAQRKRRWEKRTAQVVEKMQQRQDRRRQNLHRKKVAKAERRMEKARKKGRILPQDLERAGLA, from the exons ATGAAGTTTTTCATGTGTGTGGCCCATCCGCTCTCCAGGAAGTCTGGGGTGCTGAGCTCTGTGG TTGGCAAAACTCAAGACCCAAAAGCTGCTGggcctccaaaaaagaaaaggaagaaaacacaaaagaaacttcgggagcaggaagagaaggccacagagcaCAAGGCCCAGTCCCTGGAGAAGTCGTCTCTGGCAGCTTTCAGGGCCAAGAAGTCAGCAGCAGCCAAAGAGGAGGTGTCCACCTCCACCACAGCCCCTGCAG GTAGCCCGGCCGCAGAGCCTGACTCTTTCTTTGCCCTGGATGTTCTGCGGCAGCGGCTGCATGAGAAGATTCAGGAGGCCCGGGGCCAG GGCAGCACCCGGGAGCTGTCTCCAGCCACTCTGGAGAAAAGGCGGCGGAGGAAGCAGGAGCGGGAGCGGAAGAAGAGGAAGCGAAAGGAGCTGAGAGCCCAGGAGAAGGCTGCAGCGGCTGGGAAGGCTATGGAGGCCGCTGTGCCGCCCCCTGAGGAGCCGAGCAAGGAGCCCGGCAAGGAGCCGGCGGAGCTGATGTTCAGTAAG GTGGAGGTGGGTGAGGAGGAGCCGGCCAGCAAGGCCCAGcggaggaaggagaagaggcaGAAGGTGAAGGGGAACCTGACGCCTCTGACCGGCAAGAACTACCGGCAGCTGCTCGAGCGCCTGCGGGCACGGCAGAGCCGGCTGGAGGAGCTGCGGGAGCAGGACGCGGGCAGGGCGCGGGAGCTGGAGAGCAAGATGCAGTGGACCAACCTGCTGTACAAGGCCGAGGGCGTGCGGATCCGCGACGACGAGCACCTGCTGCAGGAAGCACTGAAGCGCAAGGAGAAGCGGCGGGCGCAGCGCAAGCGCAGGTGGGAGAAACGCACAGCACAGGTTGTGGAGAAGATGCAGCAGCGCCAGGACAGGCGGCGGCAGAACCTGCACAGGAAGAAGGTGGCCAAGGCCGAGCGGCGGATGGAGAAGGCCCGCAAGAAGGGCCGGATTCTGCCCCAGGACCTGGAGCGGGCCGGCCTCGCGTGA
- the LOC119504822 gene encoding surfeit locus protein 1 isoform X4, translating to MAVVVRSVGLLRAAGAWPAPAGAVRRRLLGAPARPGEDSGRTTRLSAPAASRGVLGRVAWRLSRCGSSAAEAPATKAEEDSFLQWLLLLIPVTAFGLGTWQVQRRKWKLRLIAELESRVMAEPIPLPAEVTILVNRGFVPKKKVNPDTRKKGQIEEEVDLVGMVRLTETRKPFVPENNPERNHWHYRDLEAMARVTGADPIFLDADFRSTVPGGPVGGQTRVTLRNEHTQYIITWYGLCAATSYLWFKKFIRRAPGM from the exons ATGGCGGTGGTGGTGCGCTCGGTGGGGCTGCTGCGCGCGGCGGGCGCGTGGCCG GCCCCGGCCGGCGCTGTCAGGAGACGCCTCCTGGGGGCCCCCGCGCGGCCAGGTGAGGACTCGGGAAGAACCACCCGGCTTTCTGCCCCTGCGGCTTCAAGGGGCGTCCTGGGGA GGGTGGCCTGGAGGCTAAGCAGGTGTGGCAGTTCTGCAGCAGAAGCACCTGCTACAAAAGCAGAGGAAGACTCCTTTCTCCAGTGGCTCCTCCTCCTCATTCCTGTGACAGCCTTTGGCCTGGGAACGTGGCAG GTCCAACGTCGGaaatggaaactgaggctgatTGCAGAATTGGAGTCTAGAGTCATGGCCGAGCCCATACCTCTGCCGGCAGA AGTCACCATCCTGGTAAATAGAGGATTTGTCCCCAAGAAGAAAGTGAATCCAGACACACGGAAGAAGGGCCAG ATTGAGGAAGAAGTGGACCTAGTTGGGATGGTGAGGCTGACAGAAACCAGAAAGCCCTTTGTCCCTGAGAATAATCCAGAAAGGAACCACTGGCATTACCGGGACCTGGAGGCCATGGCCAGGGTCACAGGCGCTGACCCCATTTTCCTTGATGCCGACTTCC GAAGTACAGTTCCCGGAGGACCCGTTGGGGGTCAAACACGAGTCACTCTGAGGAACGAACACACGCAGTACATTATCACCTG GTATGGATTGTGTGCAGCCACATCATACCTGTGGTTTAAGAAATTCATACGTCGGGCCCCTGGCATGTGA
- the LOC119504822 gene encoding surfeit locus protein 1 isoform X3, whose protein sequence is MAVVVRSAPAGAVRRRLLGAPARPGVAWRLSRCGSSAAEAPATKAEEDSFLQWLLLLIPVTAFGLGTWQVQRRKWKLRLIAELESRVMAEPIPLPADSAELKDLEYRPVKVRGHFDHSKELYMMPRTMVDPAREAGQISSLAESGAYVVTPFHCSDLGVTILVNRGFVPKKKVNPDTRKKGQIEEEVDLVGMVRLTETRKPFVPENNPERNHWHYRDLEAMARVTGADPIFLDADFRSTVPGGPVGGQTRVTLRNEHTQYIITWYGLCAATSYLWFKKFIRRAPGM, encoded by the exons ATGGCGGTGGTGGTGCGCTCG GCCCCGGCCGGCGCTGTCAGGAGACGCCTCCTGGGGGCCCCCGCGCGGCCAG GGGTGGCCTGGAGGCTAAGCAGGTGTGGCAGTTCTGCAGCAGAAGCACCTGCTACAAAAGCAGAGGAAGACTCCTTTCTCCAGTGGCTCCTCCTCCTCATTCCTGTGACAGCCTTTGGCCTGGGAACGTGGCAG GTCCAACGTCGGaaatggaaactgaggctgatTGCAGAATTGGAGTCTAGAGTCATGGCCGAGCCCATACCTCTGCCGGCAGA CTCAGCGGAACTGAAAGATCTGGAGTATAGGCCAGTGAAGGTCAGGGGGCACTTTGATCACTCCAAGGAGCTGTACATGATGCCGCGGACCATGGTGGACCCTGCCCGGGAGGCCGGCCAGATCTCCTCCTTGGCTGAGAGCGGTGCTTATGTGGTCACCCCCTTCCACTGCTCAGACCTAGG AGTCACCATCCTGGTAAATAGAGGATTTGTCCCCAAGAAGAAAGTGAATCCAGACACACGGAAGAAGGGCCAG ATTGAGGAAGAAGTGGACCTAGTTGGGATGGTGAGGCTGACAGAAACCAGAAAGCCCTTTGTCCCTGAGAATAATCCAGAAAGGAACCACTGGCATTACCGGGACCTGGAGGCCATGGCCAGGGTCACAGGCGCTGACCCCATTTTCCTTGATGCCGACTTCC GAAGTACAGTTCCCGGAGGACCCGTTGGGGGTCAAACACGAGTCACTCTGAGGAACGAACACACGCAGTACATTATCACCTG GTATGGATTGTGTGCAGCCACATCATACCTGTGGTTTAAGAAATTCATACGTCGGGCCCCTGGCATGTGA
- the MED22 gene encoding mediator of RNA polymerase II transcription subunit 22 has protein sequence MAQQRALPQSKETLLQSYNKRLKDDIKSIMDNFTEIIKTAKIEDETQVSRATQGEQDNYEMHVRAANIVRAGESLMKLVSDLKQFLILNDFPSVNDAIDQRTQQLRALREECDRKLVALRDEVAIDLYELEEDYYSSSSSLCEANDLPLCEAYWRPDLDTDSIDGLSAPLLASPEPGSGPLPAAAPAHPHAGGPGPIEHT, from the exons ATGGCCCAGCAGAGAGCCCTGCCACAGAGCAAGGAGACGCTGCTGCAGTCTTACAACAAGCGGCTCAAGGATGACATCAAGTCCATCATGGATAATTTCACCGAGATCATCAAGACGGCCAAG ATTGAGGATGAGACCCAGGTGTCCCGGGCCACTCAGGGTGAGCAGGACAACTACGAGATGCACGTGCGAGCCGCCAACATC GTCCGAGCCGGTGAGTCCCTGATGAAGCTCGTCTCCGACCTCAAGCAGTTCCTGATCCTCAATGACTTCCCGTCCGTGAACGACGCCATTGACCAGCGCACCCAGCAGCTGCGGGCCCTGCGGGAGGAGTGCGACCGGAAGCTGGTGGCGCTGCGGGACGAGGTCGCCATTGACCTCTACGAGCTGGAGGAGGACTACTACTCGTCCAG CTCAAGTCTTTGCGAAGCTAATGACCTGCCTCTGTGCGAAGCTTACTGGAGGCCAGACCTCGACACGGACTCCATTGATGGCCTCTCGGCCCCTCTGCTGGCCTCCCCGGAGCCAGGCTCCGGCCCCCTGCCAgctgcagcccctgcccacccccacgcCGGCGGCCCTGGCCCCATAGAGCACACCTGA
- the LOC119504822 gene encoding surfeit locus protein 1 isoform X1, whose product MAVVVRSVGLLRAAGAWPAPAGAVRRRLLGAPARPGEDSGRTTRLSAPAASRGVLGRVAWRLSRCGSSAAEAPATKAEEDSFLQWLLLLIPVTAFGLGTWQVQRRKWKLRLIAELESRVMAEPIPLPADSAELKDLEYRPVKVRGHFDHSKELYMMPRTMVDPAREAGQISSLAESGAYVVTPFHCSDLGVTILVNRGFVPKKKVNPDTRKKGQIEEEVDLVGMVRLTETRKPFVPENNPERNHWHYRDLEAMARVTGADPIFLDADFRSTVPGGPVGGQTRVTLRNEHTQYIITWYGLCAATSYLWFKKFIRRAPGM is encoded by the exons ATGGCGGTGGTGGTGCGCTCGGTGGGGCTGCTGCGCGCGGCGGGCGCGTGGCCG GCCCCGGCCGGCGCTGTCAGGAGACGCCTCCTGGGGGCCCCCGCGCGGCCAGGTGAGGACTCGGGAAGAACCACCCGGCTTTCTGCCCCTGCGGCTTCAAGGGGCGTCCTGGGGA GGGTGGCCTGGAGGCTAAGCAGGTGTGGCAGTTCTGCAGCAGAAGCACCTGCTACAAAAGCAGAGGAAGACTCCTTTCTCCAGTGGCTCCTCCTCCTCATTCCTGTGACAGCCTTTGGCCTGGGAACGTGGCAG GTCCAACGTCGGaaatggaaactgaggctgatTGCAGAATTGGAGTCTAGAGTCATGGCCGAGCCCATACCTCTGCCGGCAGA CTCAGCGGAACTGAAAGATCTGGAGTATAGGCCAGTGAAGGTCAGGGGGCACTTTGATCACTCCAAGGAGCTGTACATGATGCCGCGGACCATGGTGGACCCTGCCCGGGAGGCCGGCCAGATCTCCTCCTTGGCTGAGAGCGGTGCTTATGTGGTCACCCCCTTCCACTGCTCAGACCTAGG AGTCACCATCCTGGTAAATAGAGGATTTGTCCCCAAGAAGAAAGTGAATCCAGACACACGGAAGAAGGGCCAG ATTGAGGAAGAAGTGGACCTAGTTGGGATGGTGAGGCTGACAGAAACCAGAAAGCCCTTTGTCCCTGAGAATAATCCAGAAAGGAACCACTGGCATTACCGGGACCTGGAGGCCATGGCCAGGGTCACAGGCGCTGACCCCATTTTCCTTGATGCCGACTTCC GAAGTACAGTTCCCGGAGGACCCGTTGGGGGTCAAACACGAGTCACTCTGAGGAACGAACACACGCAGTACATTATCACCTG GTATGGATTGTGTGCAGCCACATCATACCTGTGGTTTAAGAAATTCATACGTCGGGCCCCTGGCATGTGA
- the SURF6 gene encoding surfeit locus protein 6 isoform X1: MASLLAKDAYLQNLARKICAQPGPEPQKRKWIGKTQDPKAAGPPKKKRKKTQKKLREQEEKATEHKAQSLEKSSLAAFRAKKSAAAKEEVSTSTTAPAGSPAAEPDSFFALDVLRQRLHEKIQEARGQGSTRELSPATLEKRRRRKQERERKKRKRKELRAQEKAAAAGKAMEAAVPPPEEPSKEPGKEPAELMFSKVEVGEEEPASKAQRRKEKRQKVKGNLTPLTGKNYRQLLERLRARQSRLEELREQDAGRARELESKMQWTNLLYKAEGVRIRDDEHLLQEALKRKEKRRAQRKRRWEKRTAQVVEKMQQRQDRRRQNLHRKKVAKAERRMEKARKKGRILPQDLERAGLA, translated from the exons ATGGCTTCGCTGCTCGCCAAAGACGCCTACCTGCAGAACCTGGCCCGAAAAATCTGCGCCCAGCCCGGCCCGGAGCCGCAGAAGCGCAAGTGGA TTGGCAAAACTCAAGACCCAAAAGCTGCTGggcctccaaaaaagaaaaggaagaaaacacaaaagaaacttcgggagcaggaagagaaggccacagagcaCAAGGCCCAGTCCCTGGAGAAGTCGTCTCTGGCAGCTTTCAGGGCCAAGAAGTCAGCAGCAGCCAAAGAGGAGGTGTCCACCTCCACCACAGCCCCTGCAG GTAGCCCGGCCGCAGAGCCTGACTCTTTCTTTGCCCTGGATGTTCTGCGGCAGCGGCTGCATGAGAAGATTCAGGAGGCCCGGGGCCAG GGCAGCACCCGGGAGCTGTCTCCAGCCACTCTGGAGAAAAGGCGGCGGAGGAAGCAGGAGCGGGAGCGGAAGAAGAGGAAGCGAAAGGAGCTGAGAGCCCAGGAGAAGGCTGCAGCGGCTGGGAAGGCTATGGAGGCCGCTGTGCCGCCCCCTGAGGAGCCGAGCAAGGAGCCCGGCAAGGAGCCGGCGGAGCTGATGTTCAGTAAG GTGGAGGTGGGTGAGGAGGAGCCGGCCAGCAAGGCCCAGcggaggaaggagaagaggcaGAAGGTGAAGGGGAACCTGACGCCTCTGACCGGCAAGAACTACCGGCAGCTGCTCGAGCGCCTGCGGGCACGGCAGAGCCGGCTGGAGGAGCTGCGGGAGCAGGACGCGGGCAGGGCGCGGGAGCTGGAGAGCAAGATGCAGTGGACCAACCTGCTGTACAAGGCCGAGGGCGTGCGGATCCGCGACGACGAGCACCTGCTGCAGGAAGCACTGAAGCGCAAGGAGAAGCGGCGGGCGCAGCGCAAGCGCAGGTGGGAGAAACGCACAGCACAGGTTGTGGAGAAGATGCAGCAGCGCCAGGACAGGCGGCGGCAGAACCTGCACAGGAAGAAGGTGGCCAAGGCCGAGCGGCGGATGGAGAAGGCCCGCAAGAAGGGCCGGATTCTGCCCCAGGACCTGGAGCGGGCCGGCCTCGCGTGA
- the RPL7A gene encoding 60S ribosomal protein L7a produces MPKGKKAKGKKVAPAPAVVKKQEAKKVVNPLFEKRPKNFGIGQDIQPKRDLTRFVKWPRYIRLQRQRAILYKRLKVPPAINQFTQALDRQTATQLLKLAHKYRPETKHEKKQRLLARAEKKAAGKGDVPTKRPPVLRAGVNTVTTLVENKKAQLVVIAHDVDPIELVVFLPALCRKMGVPYCIIKGKARLGRLVHRKTCTTVAFTQVNPEDKGALAKLVEAIRTNYNDRYDEIRRHWGGNVLGPKSVARIAKLEKAKAKELATKLG; encoded by the exons ATG CCGAAAGGAAAGAAGGCGAAGGGGAAGAAGGTGGCCCCGGCCCCTGCTGTTGTGAAGAAGCAGGAGGCCAAGAAGGTGGTAAATCCTCTGTTTGAGAAAAGGCCCAAGAACTTTGGCATTG GACAGGACATCCAGCCCAAAAGGGACCTCACCCGCTTTGTTAAATGGCCCCGCTACATCCGGCTGCAGCGGCAAAGGGCCATCCTGTACAAGCGGCTGAAAGTGCCCCCCGCCATCAACCAGTTCACCCAGGCCTTGGACCGCCAGACAG CTACTCAGCTGCTTAAGCTGGCCCACAAGTACAGACCAGAGACAAAGCATGAGAAGAAGCAGAGGCTGTTGGCCAGGGCTGAGAAGAAAGCTGCTGGCAAAGGGGATGTCCCCACCAAGAGGCCACCCGTGCTCCGAGCAG GGGTGAACACTGTCACCACCTTGGTGGAAAACAAGAAGGCCCAGCTGGTGGTGATTGCACATGACGTGGACCCCATCGAG CTGGTGGTCTTCCTGCCTGCCTTGTGTCGCAAAATGGGGGTCCCCTACTGCATCATCAAGGGGAAGGCCAGGCTGGGGCGCCTCGTCCACAGAAAGACCTGCACCACCGTCGCCTTCACACAGGTCAACCC GGAAGACAAAGGAGCACTAGCTAAGCTGGTGGAAGCTATTAGGACCAATTACAACGACAGATACGATGAG ATCCGCCGTCACTGGGGAGGCAATGTCCTGGGTCCAAAATCTGTGGCTCGCATTGCCAAGTTGGAGAAGGCAAAGGCTAAAGAACTTGCCACTAAACTAGGTTAA
- the LOC119504822 gene encoding surfeit locus protein 1 isoform X2, which produces MAVVVRSVGLLRAAGAWPAPAGAVRRRLLGAPARPGVAWRLSRCGSSAAEAPATKAEEDSFLQWLLLLIPVTAFGLGTWQVQRRKWKLRLIAELESRVMAEPIPLPADSAELKDLEYRPVKVRGHFDHSKELYMMPRTMVDPAREAGQISSLAESGAYVVTPFHCSDLGVTILVNRGFVPKKKVNPDTRKKGQIEEEVDLVGMVRLTETRKPFVPENNPERNHWHYRDLEAMARVTGADPIFLDADFRSTVPGGPVGGQTRVTLRNEHTQYIITWYGLCAATSYLWFKKFIRRAPGM; this is translated from the exons ATGGCGGTGGTGGTGCGCTCGGTGGGGCTGCTGCGCGCGGCGGGCGCGTGGCCG GCCCCGGCCGGCGCTGTCAGGAGACGCCTCCTGGGGGCCCCCGCGCGGCCAG GGGTGGCCTGGAGGCTAAGCAGGTGTGGCAGTTCTGCAGCAGAAGCACCTGCTACAAAAGCAGAGGAAGACTCCTTTCTCCAGTGGCTCCTCCTCCTCATTCCTGTGACAGCCTTTGGCCTGGGAACGTGGCAG GTCCAACGTCGGaaatggaaactgaggctgatTGCAGAATTGGAGTCTAGAGTCATGGCCGAGCCCATACCTCTGCCGGCAGA CTCAGCGGAACTGAAAGATCTGGAGTATAGGCCAGTGAAGGTCAGGGGGCACTTTGATCACTCCAAGGAGCTGTACATGATGCCGCGGACCATGGTGGACCCTGCCCGGGAGGCCGGCCAGATCTCCTCCTTGGCTGAGAGCGGTGCTTATGTGGTCACCCCCTTCCACTGCTCAGACCTAGG AGTCACCATCCTGGTAAATAGAGGATTTGTCCCCAAGAAGAAAGTGAATCCAGACACACGGAAGAAGGGCCAG ATTGAGGAAGAAGTGGACCTAGTTGGGATGGTGAGGCTGACAGAAACCAGAAAGCCCTTTGTCCCTGAGAATAATCCAGAAAGGAACCACTGGCATTACCGGGACCTGGAGGCCATGGCCAGGGTCACAGGCGCTGACCCCATTTTCCTTGATGCCGACTTCC GAAGTACAGTTCCCGGAGGACCCGTTGGGGGTCAAACACGAGTCACTCTGAGGAACGAACACACGCAGTACATTATCACCTG GTATGGATTGTGTGCAGCCACATCATACCTGTGGTTTAAGAAATTCATACGTCGGGCCCCTGGCATGTGA